One window from the genome of Mauremys mutica isolate MM-2020 ecotype Southern chromosome 4, ASM2049712v1, whole genome shotgun sequence encodes:
- the MTCH2 gene encoding mitochondrial carrier homolog 2 isoform X1 — protein sequence MADAASQVLLGSGLTALSQPLMYVKVLVQVGYEPLPPALGRNMFGRQVYQLPGLFAYAKHIMKIDGRAGLFKGLTPRLCSGAIGTIVHSQVLQRYQEADQEEEPGPSFKEPLSSLEQVIKETSREMVARSAATLVTHPFHVITLRCMVQFIGRETKYSGIFSPFVTIYREEGILGFFAGLVPRLLGDVLSLWLCNMLAYLINTYALENGVSTMSEMKSYSQAVTGFFASMLTYPFVLVSNLMAINNCGLAGGLPPYAPNYSSWLDCWSQLLKEGNMSRGNSLFFRKVPAGKLYVWEEKRFR from the exons atGGCGGACGCGGCCTCGCAGGTGCTGCTGGGCTCCGGCCTCACCGCGCTCTCGCAGCCGCTCATGTACGTCAAGGTGCTGGTGCAG GTGGGATATGAGCCGCTTCCTCCGGCCCTGGGCAGGAATATGTTTGGGCGACAGGTTTACCAGCTGCCGGGGCTCTTTGCATACG CTAAGCACATTATGAAGATAGATGGAAGAGCCGGGCTCTTCAAAGGTTTGACTCCCAGACTCTGCTCAGGCGCCATCGGCACCATCGTGCACAGCCAGGTGTTACAG CGGTACCAGGAAGCTGACCAGGAGGAG gagcctgggcccagCTTCAAGGAGCCCCTGTCCTCGCTGGAGCAGGTCATCAAGGAG ACCTCCCGAGAGATGGTTGCTCGTTCTGCCGCGACACTCGTCACCCATCCCTTCCACG TGATCACGCTGAGATGCATGGTGCAGTTCATTGGCAGGGAAACCAAGTACAG TGGCATCTTCAGCCCCTTCGTCACCATCTACCGGGAAGAGGGCATCCTGGGCTTCTTTGC GGGGCTCGTTCCCCGGCTGCTGGGTGACGTGCTGTCGCTGTGGCTCTGTAACATGCTGGCCTACCTCATCAATACCTATGCACTGGAGAACGGG GTCTCCACCATGAGCGAGATGAAGAGCTACTCACAGGCTGTCACTGGA TTCTTCGCCAGTATGCTGACGTACCCCTTTGTGCTCGTCTCCAACCTGATGGCCATTAACAACTGTGG gctggctggtggcctCCCCCCATATGCACCCAACTACTCCTCCTGGTTAGACTGCTGGAGCCAGCTGCTCAAGGAG GGGAACATGAGCCGAGGCAACAGCCTGTTTTTCCGGAAGGTGCCTGCGGGGAAGCTGTACGTGTGGGAGGAGAAGCGGTTCCGCTGA
- the LOC123368872 gene encoding phospholipase A2, minor isoenzyme-like has translation MPTDPMKFAMWLMLVTLLSQSAHEAQCSRRGRRSLLELGLTLWCYRQRLRTPLFALNLYGCYCGTGGSGTPLDAVDQCCFLHDCCYRHARVSLECRGRVKWQPYEFACSQSGTECRSQSVCGRMACECDRQFAECLTAAKPRKRHFFYNRRELCAGPKGSCPATFPNKAEILHWRRTPSPPPPGTGSQSKGSALGARDGNPSL, from the coding sequence ATGCCCACGGACCCAATGAAATTCGCTATGTGGCTCATGCTGGTGACCTTGTTGTCACAGTCTGCCCACGAGGCTCAATGCAGCAGGCGAGGGAGACGCAGCCTTCTGGAGCTGGGTCTCACTCTGTGGTGTTACCGGCAGAGACTGCGGACCCCGCTGTTCGCTCTCAACCTGTATGGGTGCTACTGTGGAACCGGGGGCTCCGGGACACCTCTAGACGCAGTGGACCAGTGTTGCTTCCTCCATGACTGCTGCTACCGCCACGCCAGGGTCTCCTTAGAGTGCCGGGGGCGAGTGAAGTGGCAGCCCTATGAGTTTGCGTGTAGCCAATCGGGGACAGAGTGCCGCTCTCAAAGCGTCTGCGGCAGGATGGCCTGTGAGTGTGACAGGCAGTTTGCAGAGTGTCTCACGGCAGCAAAGCCCAGGAAGAGGCATTTCTTCTACAACAGGCGAGAGCTATGTGCCGGTCCGAAAGGCTCCTGCCCGGCCACCTTCCCCAACAAGGCCGAAATCCTGCACTGGAGAAGGACgccttccccgccccctccgggCACTGGCTCTCAGAGCAAGGGCTctgcactgggagccagggatgGAAACCCCTCCCTGTGA
- the MTCH2 gene encoding mitochondrial carrier homolog 2 isoform X2 has translation MFGRQVYQLPGLFAYAKHIMKIDGRAGLFKGLTPRLCSGAIGTIVHSQVLQRYQEADQEEEPGPSFKEPLSSLEQVIKETSREMVARSAATLVTHPFHVITLRCMVQFIGRETKYSGIFSPFVTIYREEGILGFFAGLVPRLLGDVLSLWLCNMLAYLINTYALENGVSTMSEMKSYSQAVTGFFASMLTYPFVLVSNLMAINNCGLAGGLPPYAPNYSSWLDCWSQLLKEGNMSRGNSLFFRKVPAGKLYVWEEKRFR, from the exons ATGTTTGGGCGACAGGTTTACCAGCTGCCGGGGCTCTTTGCATACG CTAAGCACATTATGAAGATAGATGGAAGAGCCGGGCTCTTCAAAGGTTTGACTCCCAGACTCTGCTCAGGCGCCATCGGCACCATCGTGCACAGCCAGGTGTTACAG CGGTACCAGGAAGCTGACCAGGAGGAG gagcctgggcccagCTTCAAGGAGCCCCTGTCCTCGCTGGAGCAGGTCATCAAGGAG ACCTCCCGAGAGATGGTTGCTCGTTCTGCCGCGACACTCGTCACCCATCCCTTCCACG TGATCACGCTGAGATGCATGGTGCAGTTCATTGGCAGGGAAACCAAGTACAG TGGCATCTTCAGCCCCTTCGTCACCATCTACCGGGAAGAGGGCATCCTGGGCTTCTTTGC GGGGCTCGTTCCCCGGCTGCTGGGTGACGTGCTGTCGCTGTGGCTCTGTAACATGCTGGCCTACCTCATCAATACCTATGCACTGGAGAACGGG GTCTCCACCATGAGCGAGATGAAGAGCTACTCACAGGCTGTCACTGGA TTCTTCGCCAGTATGCTGACGTACCCCTTTGTGCTCGTCTCCAACCTGATGGCCATTAACAACTGTGG gctggctggtggcctCCCCCCATATGCACCCAACTACTCCTCCTGGTTAGACTGCTGGAGCCAGCTGCTCAAGGAG GGGAACATGAGCCGAGGCAACAGCCTGTTTTTCCGGAAGGTGCCTGCGGGGAAGCTGTACGTGTGGGAGGAGAAGCGGTTCCGCTGA
- the LOC123368869 gene encoding glycine N-acyltransferase-like protein 3 isoform X4, with protein sequence MHVNRGNPAGQEVLVDSWPEFKMVLTRPRREVARDPSDYFTNLYTAFYRDEGACRALLGNSHAVDWGQAFQIQGLQDGVYETIRDIARARGLEMETHPHRLLLHPDPSAMPQYRPEKGLRLAPVSPAHAMLLRDTWTFGGNSWSLRYLSCLIRHFPSACLLDPEGTPVSWCLTDPLAALTHGYTLPEHRGQCHFGSVVGTQAAQLHARSFPVYGWVLPHNEPSLHALQRLGFRILPGVFYLLVVRPGFNQSQPASALDSAQDPAPSSGDGPCTQ encoded by the exons ATGCATGTGAACCGCGGGAACCCGGCTGGCCAGGAGGTGCTGGTGGATTCATGGCCAGAGTTCAAAATGGTCCTCACCCGGCCACGCAGAGAA GTGGCGCGGGACCCAAGTGATTATTTCACCAACTTGTACACGGCCTTTTACCGGGACGAGGGCGCCTGCCGGGCCCTGCTGGGGAACAGCCACGCTGTGGACTGGGGCCAGGCCTTCCAGATACAGG GGCTGCAGGACGGGGTATATGAGACCATCAGGGACATCGCCAGGGCCAGGGGGCTTGAGATGGAGACGCATCCGCACCGGCTACTACTGCACCCAGACCCGTCTGCCATGCCCCAGTACCG GCCTGAGAAGGGGCTCaggctggcccccgtgtcccctGCCCACGCCATGCTGCTCAGAGACACCTGGACGTTTGGGGGGAACAGCTGGAGCCTGCGCTACCTGAGCTGCCTGATCCGCCACTTCCCCAGCGCCTGTCTGCTGGACCCTGAGGGGACCCCCGTCTCCTGGTGCCTCACCGACCCGCTGGCTGCCCTGACACATGGTTACACCCTCCCGGAGCATCGTGGCCAGTGCCACTTCGGATCCGTGGTGGGGACGCAGGCAGCACAGTTGCATGCCCGCAGCTTCCCTGTTTACGGCTGGGTGCTGCCCCACAACGAGCCTTCGCTGCACGCCCTGCAACGCCTCGGCTTCCGCATCCTGCCTGGGGTGTTCTACCTGCTGGTGGTGAGGCCTGGGTTCAACCAGTCCcagccagccagtgccctggACTCAGCCCAGGACcctgcgcccagctctggggacgGACCATGCACCCAATAG